Within Bacillus sp. E(2018), the genomic segment ATTCCCGCTACTTAACGAAAGATATGGAAAATACGATGTATGATCGACTTCAAGGTATGTCATCTGGATATCGTGAAGAAGTGCAGCCTCTGCTTAAGAACAAAGGAAACGTAGTAGCTAAAAAAGTGTTTAACGACTCAAAAGTAACGGATCATCATGCGATCATTCCAACTGATGAATACCTACAATTAGGAGATCTCGATAACGATGAACGCAAATTATATGACATGATTGCACGCCGCTTCCTTGCTCTTTTTTACCCTGCGTATCGATCGGAAACGTTGACCGCTTCATTAAACGTTGCGGGTGAAACATTTATAGCTCGTGAAACGCTAGTCCTTGATCCAGGGTTTAAAGTGCTGTCTGGTAAAGAAGAAGAAAGCCCGCGTGCACTTGCCAATCTAAAAGAAGGTCAATCGTTATCTGTAAAAGAGGTAAATGCGGAGAAAAAGCTAACTGAGCCGCCTTCACGTTTAACAGAGGCTGACCTATTATCTCGTATGGAGAAGTATAGTTTAGGTACTCCAGCCACTCGTGCTGATATCATTGAAAGACTGCTAGGTTCTGAAGTTCTTGACCGAAAAAATAACAAACTCCATCCTACGCCGAAAGGAAAACAGTTGATCGAGCTTGTGAACGATGAGTTGAAGTCACCTGAACTCACTGCTAAATGGGAGCAAGAACTTGAAGCAATCGCACGCGGTAAAGGAAATCCAAAAGAGTTTCTAGCGAACATCCGAAAACAAACGAAACAGCTTGTAATGGAAATCAAAACAAGCTCGCAGGAATATCGTGCGCATAACCTCACAGGATCCAAATGTCCTGATTGCGGAAAATTATTGAAAGAAGTTAAAGGACGCGACGGCAAAGTTCTTGTCTGCTCTGATCGTGATTGTTCTTATCGCCGCCGTAAAGACCCTAAGCTATCAAACCGCCGTTGTCCCCAGTGTCATAAGAAGATGGAGCTTCATAACGGAAAGGCTGGCACTTATTTTCAGTGTAAACCATGTAATGTAGTGGAAAAAGCTGAGGATAAGAAAAAGAAAGTGACGAAGCGTGAAGAACGCCAGCTTCTTAAGAAGTATAGCAATAAAAATGAAGATGAAGGCTTTGGAAACAGTCTAGCAGATGCTCTAAAAGCAGCGATGAAAGATAAAAAATAGACGAAAAGCTAACTTCTGAGGTCGAAATAGCAAATTATTGCTGTTTTGACCTCATGAAGTTAGCTTTCTTTCGTGTAAGGGGGTTTAATTTATACGCGATAAAACGTCGATCTGTCCGATTGCATGATGAATCTGTCGGATTCGAGTGTTAATCTATCCGATTGAACGAGTAATCTGTCCAATTCAAGCATTTATCTGTCCAATTGAACCGTTAATCTGTCCAATCCCAAAGTAGCTCTTCTTACTCACCTTATATGTGGCAAAAGCCTCTAAACCATAACCGCATCTACCTAAATTTATTGCCCCACTTCCACACCAGATTTCTTCATCTGCTTTTCATGTGCTTTACCATGAGCTCGGTTTCGATCTTCCTCTACTTCACGAGATATCTTAACTCCTTCTGCAACAGCTGCTGCTCCAATCTGTTGGATACCGTTCTGATCTTTTTGATAGACAAAGGAAGCACGCGTAGATATTGCAGCACCTGGTGAAGTGACAAACGGAACGACTCGATAATCAGTTCGCCATTCTTCAGGTGTAACCGTACATCGCACATATCCACGGTAATCGTTAAAGAATTTAATATGAGAATTCAATCCTAATATCTTATCTGTATCAGAACGCTTATCAGCACCATTTCCACCGGATGTGATCGATGTTCCAACAAATTCAGCTCCTATTACATTGGAAGATGAATCATTGTAATCCACTTTTAGATCACACGCCCAGCTCGCGTGTACATCACCTGTTAATACAACAACATTATTTAAATTCTTTGATTGTATAAAATTTGTGATACGTTCACGAGATGCCGTATATCCGTCCCATGCATCCATACTCAGCCGAGGTGCATCAGCTGTACCATAATTTCTTTGTGCAAAGAAAACTTGCTGAGCTAGAACATTCCAATGCGCTTTAGAGTTTCCTAGATTTTGAAGCAACCAGCGTTCCTGTTCACTTCCTGTTAATGTTCGATTCGGATCTTGAGATTCTGGAGTAGGCGGTTTACTTCCGTCTCCGTTCGCTTGATCGTCGCGATATTGTCTTGTATCCATTACATTGAACATTGCTAAGTTTCCATAAGTGAAATCTCGATAGAGCATCATATCCGCTCCGTGCGGTAAGGATGAACGACGAAGTGGCATGTGTTCATAATACGCTTGATAACCCGCGGCACGACGCTTTACAAACGCTTCAACAGATTGACCTTTTTCAGGGATCATGTTTGCATAGTTGTTCTCTACTTCATGATCATCCCACGTTACCACCCAAGGAAATGCAGCATGAGCTGCTTTTAAATTGCCATCAGAACGATACTGAGCATGTCTGTTTCGATAGTCTTCGAGTGTCATGATCTCAGGACCGCTATGTGTTCGAACATTGCCAGACGGTGATACATAATCATTCGGTCCGTACTCGTATATGTAGTCACCTAAGTGAACAACAAAATCTAATTCTTCTTCGGACATATGCTGATAGGCGGTAAAGAAACCATGTTCATACTGTTGGCAAGATGCAAAAGCAAATGTCATGCTTTTTACATTCGCACCTTTTCTAGGGAGGGTCTTCGTTCTTCCCACAGGGCTATACTCATATCCGCTTTTAAATCGGTAATAGTATATGTGATTTGGCTTAAGATCATCTACTTCAACGTGTACAGAGTGCGCGAGATTGGGACGCGCGAGTTCTGTTCCTTTTTGAACGACTCTCTTGAATCTTTCGTCTTCTGCAATCTCCCATTTAACAGGTACAGCTTGATTAGGCATACCTCCCCCATTCAACGGATCTGGTGCTAACCTTGTCCATAAAACAACGCTGTCTGCTAATGGATCACCTGAAGCTACCCCTAATGTAAACGGATAATTTCTAAATGTTGGTGCTGCGTTCACTTCGTAACTGCCTAGCGACTGTGCAATTGTAAGCCCCAGTGAGATTCCTGCAATTTTTCCGGCACCCGAAAGAAATGTTCTGCGATCCAATTTGTTTTTTTTTAAGCTGTCTTCCGTAAGCTTCTTAATCCATTCATCCATCGGTCTTTCATCCATACTTGATGCAACCCCTTTTAAATGAATTTAGTACAGGTTTCATTATAGAGTGGAAATATTAAGAAACTATTTTTTCATGTAAACGTATATAGGTTTAATCATAGGAACAACTTACTAATCCTATTATCGATAAAAAAAGGAAGAACTGTGGCGGTTGTTTTTCATCACATTTCAAAAAACAATCTTATGCTTCAAATGTCCTGTTCTTCTTTATAAAATCTTTACTTCATAAATATAATTTTAGTTAAAGTAAAAGTTTTTTATCTTCATCAAAGGTAAAGGTGATGGCTAAATGGCACTTAGGCGTAAAAAGAAAAAGAAGCAGACGAATGAAACATACACATGGCTAGATTTTATAATTGATCTTTTATTAGTTATTCCTGAACTAATCATATGGCTCATTCGACTTCTGGGAAGAAGTGTTTTTAAACTATTTGACGGCATTTAAAAGACTGAACTCTCATTGGTAGAGTTCAGTCTTCCTTTTTGGCTCTATTCATTTCATAAGAACCTACTTAACTATTTATTTATTTCTTTCTCCCACTTGTCCTTCCAAGCCTTTACTTTATCATTGATCTCATTTTCTGCTTTATCGGCTTCTTCCTTTTTTTCGTCGTAGACCCTTTGAAATTCTGCTTTTCGAATGTCATTGCTCTCTTCTGCTCGTTCAATGACTTCCTCACCTGTTTTAGAAGAGATATATTCATTTGTCTTTAGATATAATACCGCATTGCGAATACGTGATTCTTCACGATCTGAAATTTCATCTAACGGAATCTTGCTATCATTCAGCCGTTTTCGGGCATCGATGTAATCCCGCCCACTGACTCCTTGTGTCCAGACCAGCTGTCCAATGGTAGGACGCCATTTTTTTAACACTTGATCTTCAAGCGAAGCTTTGTCCGTTACAGTTGCATACTGACCGTTACCAGCCTCAGCTACTTTCATTAATTGCTGCTGGCCTTTATCATCCACATCAAAACCAATAATATTTAGTTTCGCTTGTATGCTTTGTTCCGTTAGTTTTTTCGCTGCTTCAACAGGATCACCATCACACGTCTCCACTCCATCGCTAACAATATAAACCATATTGTCATACTTACTTTCTGGGTATTTACTTAGAAGTTCATTTGCTTTCTCAATCGCCCCAGCGAGAGGTGTCCATCCACTCGCATCAAAAGCGTTTAACGATTGATCAAATGAGTTTGTATTAAATGTTTGCAAAGGATAAACAGCTTCAATTCCTTCACATGATTTTTGCTTATCATTGTCCTTTCCAGTACCGATATGTCCATATGCAAATAGTGAAACGCTCGTATCATCAGACAGATCACTTGTGAATTTTTTGATAGTTTCTTTCGCAAGGTCCATCTTTACCCCGCCGTTCACTTTCGCCTTCATGCTTCCACTAGCATCTAAAAGAATTACTATATTCTTTGCCTTGGGTTGTTTCTCTTCTGCTATCTCATCTGGACTAGAAGGTAATTCTGGCATTCTATAACCGTGTTCATAAGCTAATAACTGCTCATAATAAGTCTTATACTGATTGGAAGCAAGTTGATGTACAAGATAGTTATAGACCTCTTGGGTTGTTAGCTTTTTATTTTGTTTAAAATATTTATTAAACGCTTTTTCTGATTTAGGTTGGAATTCATCATCATAAAATTGATTATAGTCCATTCCTGTCTTACCCTCTAGCTTCGGATCCATATATTTCTTCATCATGACGCCTTGTTCTTGATCTATCATCTCATCGAAGTTCCTAGGTGCGTCTGGTATCTTATGTTGATCTTCTTTGATAGTATTCTGTGTCTTTACTGTATTTTCTTTAGAAGCGTCTTCTTTATCTGAACAACCTGCAAACATGAATGTCATTACTAATAAAACAAAAAATATATGTACTTTTTTAAACATAATTTCCTCCCGTTCATTTTTTACCATTCTAGATATACCGTTTTCTTTCATTCCCGTAAACAGGTAAGAAGTAACATTTATCCATTAAAAAGCTGCTTAACACAACGTTAAGCAGCTCTTCTATCCCGTCTATTCTGTTTTTCGTAACGTGATAGAAACCGTTGTTCCTTTACCAG encodes:
- a CDS encoding DNA topoisomerase III; this encodes MKQLILAEKPSVASDLARVLGCKQQNKSYIEGPKHIVTWALGHLVELKMPEDYDKQYKQWRLEDLPIIPNHMGLKVIRQVSHQFRAVEQLSKRKDISELVIATDAGREGELVARWIMEKVRWQKPVKRLWISSQTDKAIRDGFNQLKPAKQYDNLYQSAVCRSEADWLIGLNVTRALTTKYNDPLSAGRVQTPTLAMILDREQEINSFQPKDFWTIDATIGMLKASWEHNGEKRLFDEKKATDIEAKVKGQQATVASLQKKEKTEAHPMPYDLTELQRDANRRFGFSAKKTSSVLQKLYEQYKLVTYPRTDSRYLTKDMENTMYDRLQGMSSGYREEVQPLLKNKGNVVAKKVFNDSKVTDHHAIIPTDEYLQLGDLDNDERKLYDMIARRFLALFYPAYRSETLTASLNVAGETFIARETLVLDPGFKVLSGKEEESPRALANLKEGQSLSVKEVNAEKKLTEPPSRLTEADLLSRMEKYSLGTPATRADIIERLLGSEVLDRKNNKLHPTPKGKQLIELVNDELKSPELTAKWEQELEAIARGKGNPKEFLANIRKQTKQLVMEIKTSSQEYRAHNLTGSKCPDCGKLLKEVKGRDGKVLVCSDRDCSYRRRKDPKLSNRRCPQCHKKMELHNGKAGTYFQCKPCNVVEKAEDKKKKVTKREERQLLKKYSNKNEDEGFGNSLADALKAAMKDKK
- a CDS encoding alkaline phosphatase translates to MDERPMDEWIKKLTEDSLKKNKLDRRTFLSGAGKIAGISLGLTIAQSLGSYEVNAAPTFRNYPFTLGVASGDPLADSVVLWTRLAPDPLNGGGMPNQAVPVKWEIAEDERFKRVVQKGTELARPNLAHSVHVEVDDLKPNHIYYYRFKSGYEYSPVGRTKTLPRKGANVKSMTFAFASCQQYEHGFFTAYQHMSEEELDFVVHLGDYIYEYGPNDYVSPSGNVRTHSGPEIMTLEDYRNRHAQYRSDGNLKAAHAAFPWVVTWDDHEVENNYANMIPEKGQSVEAFVKRRAAGYQAYYEHMPLRRSSLPHGADMMLYRDFTYGNLAMFNVMDTRQYRDDQANGDGSKPPTPESQDPNRTLTGSEQERWLLQNLGNSKAHWNVLAQQVFFAQRNYGTADAPRLSMDAWDGYTASRERITNFIQSKNLNNVVVLTGDVHASWACDLKVDYNDSSSNVIGAEFVGTSITSGGNGADKRSDTDKILGLNSHIKFFNDYRGYVRCTVTPEEWRTDYRVVPFVTSPGAAISTRASFVYQKDQNGIQQIGAAAVAEGVKISREVEEDRNRAHGKAHEKQMKKSGVEVGQ
- a CDS encoding VWA domain-containing protein; protein product: MFKKVHIFFVLLVMTFMFAGCSDKEDASKENTVKTQNTIKEDQHKIPDAPRNFDEMIDQEQGVMMKKYMDPKLEGKTGMDYNQFYDDEFQPKSEKAFNKYFKQNKKLTTQEVYNYLVHQLASNQYKTYYEQLLAYEHGYRMPELPSSPDEIAEEKQPKAKNIVILLDASGSMKAKVNGGVKMDLAKETIKKFTSDLSDDTSVSLFAYGHIGTGKDNDKQKSCEGIEAVYPLQTFNTNSFDQSLNAFDASGWTPLAGAIEKANELLSKYPESKYDNMVYIVSDGVETCDGDPVEAAKKLTEQSIQAKLNIIGFDVDDKGQQQLMKVAEAGNGQYATVTDKASLEDQVLKKWRPTIGQLVWTQGVSGRDYIDARKRLNDSKIPLDEISDREESRIRNAVLYLKTNEYISSKTGEEVIERAEESNDIRKAEFQRVYDEKKEEADKAENEINDKVKAWKDKWEKEINK